One window from the genome of Rhodobacteraceae bacterium S2214 encodes:
- a CDS encoding acyl-CoA dehydrogenase → MPFQPPVQDLMFCIEHLSHWDKVSALDTYADYDLPDIHAALDAYARFCSEQIAPLSHIGDTLGARFDQGRVTMPEGDVQAYSQFVEMGWQALTHPIEHGGMGLPRAVGAAAVEMLNAADMSFGLCPLLTDGAIEALLLTGSDDQKATYLKPLIAGRWSGTMNLTEPQAGSDLGRVATKASLRSEGSYGISGTKIFITYGAHDLTENIIHLVLARTSDAPAGPKGLSLFIVPQKMVNPDGTLGTGNAVNCVSIEHKLGVRASPTAMLNYDDATGFLIGKENCGLEYMFIMMNAARFSVGVQGVATSERAYQRALTYARDRVQSRPVNGQNVDAVPIISHPDVRRMLLRMRSLTEAGRAMAAATAGLLDIAHRLGDSEIAALAEFMVPLVKGYCSERAVEVASLGVQIHGGMGFIEETGAAQHYRDARILPIYEGTTAIQANDLLGRKVMRDGGKTARLFAASIAETETELAQGNTSMQAIGENLGLARTAFESSLDWLQTNSRKDIDAAFAGSVPFLMLAGTLAAGWKLADGARAAQAAIDTGQDTDFMTQKVATALFFAQHVLPECTVEQTRILQGSRSLLDAAFPE, encoded by the coding sequence ATGCCATTTCAGCCGCCCGTACAAGATTTGATGTTTTGCATCGAACATTTGTCCCACTGGGATAAGGTGTCCGCACTGGATACCTATGCGGACTATGACCTGCCTGATATCCACGCCGCGCTAGACGCATACGCACGGTTTTGCAGCGAACAGATCGCTCCGCTGTCCCACATTGGTGATACGCTGGGCGCGCGGTTCGACCAAGGGCGCGTGACAATGCCTGAAGGGGATGTTCAAGCATATTCGCAGTTTGTCGAAATGGGATGGCAGGCGCTGACACATCCGATTGAGCATGGCGGTATGGGTCTACCGCGTGCGGTCGGCGCGGCGGCAGTCGAAATGCTGAATGCGGCCGATATGAGCTTTGGCCTGTGCCCCCTACTCACCGATGGCGCAATCGAAGCGCTCTTGCTGACGGGGTCAGACGACCAAAAAGCCACGTACCTGAAGCCGCTTATTGCAGGACGTTGGTCAGGTACGATGAACCTGACCGAACCGCAGGCGGGCAGCGATCTGGGGCGAGTCGCTACAAAAGCATCACTGCGCAGCGAGGGCAGCTACGGGATTTCCGGCACTAAGATCTTCATCACTTACGGCGCCCATGATCTCACTGAAAACATCATCCATCTTGTTTTAGCACGCACATCTGACGCGCCCGCGGGGCCAAAGGGACTTAGCCTATTTATCGTGCCCCAGAAAATGGTGAACCCAGACGGTACGCTCGGCACCGGGAACGCGGTCAACTGCGTCAGCATCGAACATAAGCTGGGCGTGCGTGCGAGCCCAACAGCGATGCTGAACTATGACGACGCCACTGGCTTTCTGATCGGGAAAGAAAACTGCGGGTTGGAGTATATGTTCATCATGATGAACGCCGCGCGCTTTTCCGTAGGCGTTCAAGGTGTCGCGACGTCTGAAAGAGCCTATCAGCGTGCGCTGACCTACGCGCGTGACCGTGTCCAAAGCCGACCCGTTAATGGCCAAAACGTGGATGCTGTCCCCATCATCTCGCATCCGGACGTGCGCCGTATGCTTTTGCGAATGCGCAGTCTGACCGAAGCAGGTCGCGCCATGGCTGCGGCAACCGCGGGGCTGCTCGATATCGCTCACCGTCTGGGCGACTCTGAAATAGCGGCACTCGCTGAATTCATGGTTCCGTTGGTGAAAGGTTATTGTTCAGAACGAGCCGTCGAAGTGGCGTCGCTTGGTGTGCAGATTCACGGCGGTATGGGTTTTATCGAAGAAACAGGTGCAGCACAGCATTATCGCGACGCCCGGATCTTGCCGATCTATGAAGGCACCACAGCCATTCAAGCCAACGATCTTTTGGGCCGCAAAGTGATGCGGGACGGCGGTAAAACCGCCCGTCTTTTCGCAGCGAGCATTGCTGAGACCGAAACAGAACTGGCGCAGGGCAATACGAGCATGCAGGCAATCGGCGAAAATCTCGGGTTGGCACGGACTGCGTTCGAAAGCAGTTTGGACTGGCTGCAAACAAACAGCCGCAAAGATATCGACGCGGCCTTTGCAGGGTCTGTTCCGTTCTTGATGCTCGCAGGTACATTGGCGGCGGGGTGGAAGCTCGCAGATGGTGCTCGCGCGGCGCAAGCCGCAATTGACACCGGACAGGACACAGATTTCATGACCCAGAAAGTCGCGACCGCGCTATTCTTTGCCCAACATGTTTTGCCGGAATGTACAGTCGAACAAACCCGCATTCTACAGGGGTCCCGCAGCCTGTTGGACGCGGCATTCCCTGAATAA
- a CDS encoding AraC family transcriptional regulator encodes MPDNDPIALTTVSAGFIQDWLDALRVRCTPDELAALLTRSGLQAGPMAPAQRVTLNEFVKLYQLAAPETQDEMMGLWSRPIRPRALQHLVTVQREAGSLTSALYRFSTFWNLMLDDFRLDLRTDPDQVELTLVPYVPDTLPQRFGHMLLLKLAHGLLSWLGGAETPVKAVHFAFARPDFAADYAVVFPCPVIFGAKETSIRFDPRQFARPINRSTEEASDFLERAPIDWIFTSSRAHTYSLQVRAFLYGAKWHTGQLSDAANDLKMTPRTLNRRLKDEATSFQDIKDALRRDIAIRALQEGAVSIEQIAYETGFSAPANFHRAFRKWTNRTPGSYRA; translated from the coding sequence ATGCCAGATAACGATCCTATTGCTCTGACCACAGTATCGGCGGGCTTCATTCAGGACTGGCTGGACGCATTAAGGGTGCGCTGCACACCCGATGAATTGGCTGCATTGCTGACCCGCTCGGGCCTGCAAGCGGGACCAATGGCGCCTGCGCAACGTGTTACGCTGAATGAATTCGTGAAGCTGTATCAACTGGCCGCACCTGAAACGCAGGATGAAATGATGGGGTTATGGAGCCGACCAATTCGCCCACGCGCGTTGCAGCATCTTGTCACGGTGCAGCGCGAGGCTGGCAGCCTGACGTCTGCTTTATACCGTTTTTCGACGTTCTGGAATTTGATGCTAGATGATTTCCGACTGGATTTGCGTACCGATCCTGACCAAGTGGAACTCACCCTTGTTCCCTATGTCCCCGACACACTGCCGCAACGGTTTGGTCATATGCTTTTGTTGAAGTTGGCGCATGGGCTTTTGTCTTGGCTTGGCGGTGCTGAAACGCCCGTGAAAGCAGTTCACTTTGCATTTGCGCGTCCGGATTTTGCTGCCGACTACGCCGTTGTGTTCCCGTGTCCCGTGATATTCGGGGCCAAAGAAACAAGCATCCGGTTTGATCCACGCCAATTCGCGCGCCCGATCAACCGTAGCACTGAAGAGGCGTCTGATTTTCTTGAACGCGCACCGATTGATTGGATATTCACCAGCTCACGCGCCCATACTTACAGCCTGCAGGTGCGCGCTTTTCTTTACGGGGCGAAATGGCATACCGGTCAGCTGTCTGACGCGGCGAATGATCTGAAAATGACTCCCCGCACGTTGAACCGACGCCTGAAAGATGAAGCCACATCGTTTCAGGACATCAAGGATGCGTTGCGCCGCGACATCGCGATCCGTGCGCTTCAGGAAGGTGCCGTCAGTATCGAACAAATCGCCTATGAAACCGGTTTTTCAGCGCCTGCAAATTTCCATCGCGCCTTTCGGAAATGGACTAACAGAACGCCGGGGTCTTATCGTGCCTGA
- the ugpC gene encoding sn-glycerol-3-phosphate ABC transporter ATP-binding protein UgpC encodes MGSISLKSVEKWFGNVQVIKGVDLDIHDGELIIFVGPSGCGKSTLLRMIAGLEETSRGQIVLDGDDVTHKVPSERELSMVFQSYALYPHLSVGDNMGFALQTAGASKAEIAEKVNHAADTLKLTDYLDRRPKDLSGGQRQRVAIGRAIVRKPKGFLFDEPLSNLDASLRVDMRFEIARLHKSLQSTMVYVTHDQVEAMTLADRIVVLKDGQIMQVGTPRELYENPQNVFVAQFIGSPKMNLMPCGTDGDQFTLRGGGRGPLQNNTQSAAVQLGTRPEHINVVASGAGHCDGVVQVSEYLGADYFHYVDCGDLGLMTVRTAGSTEALEGQTVGLQFDTSRLHFFDSADQRV; translated from the coding sequence ATGGGGTCAATCAGCCTGAAATCGGTCGAAAAATGGTTCGGCAATGTACAAGTTATCAAGGGCGTCGATCTGGACATTCACGATGGCGAATTAATCATCTTTGTTGGCCCTTCCGGCTGCGGGAAGTCCACATTGTTGCGGATGATTGCAGGTCTGGAGGAAACCAGTCGCGGGCAAATCGTGCTCGACGGGGATGACGTGACGCATAAGGTTCCGTCGGAACGGGAATTGTCGATGGTGTTCCAATCCTACGCACTCTACCCGCATCTTTCGGTTGGCGACAACATGGGGTTTGCGTTGCAAACGGCTGGCGCGTCGAAAGCCGAAATTGCCGAAAAGGTGAACCATGCAGCGGACACGCTGAAGCTGACCGATTATCTGGATCGCCGTCCCAAAGACCTATCAGGCGGACAACGCCAGCGCGTCGCCATTGGGCGTGCGATTGTACGCAAACCCAAAGGGTTCCTGTTCGACGAACCCCTGTCCAACCTCGACGCATCACTGCGTGTAGATATGCGGTTCGAAATTGCGCGGCTTCACAAGAGCCTGCAAAGCACGATGGTATACGTGACGCACGACCAGGTCGAAGCGATGACGCTTGCCGACAGGATCGTTGTCCTGAAAGACGGTCAAATCATGCAAGTCGGCACACCGCGCGAATTGTACGAAAACCCGCAAAACGTATTTGTAGCGCAATTTATTGGCAGCCCGAAAATGAACCTTATGCCTTGCGGAACTGACGGTGATCAGTTCACGCTCAGGGGCGGCGGACGTGGCCCGCTTCAAAACAATACCCAAAGTGCCGCTGTCCAGCTAGGAACACGCCCTGAACACATCAATGTCGTGGCATCGGGTGCGGGTCATTGTGATGGCGTTGTGCAGGTGAGCGAATATCTGGGCGCGGATTATTTTCACTACGTTGATTGTGGTGATCTTGGCCTCATGACAGTGCGGACCGCCGGTTCGACTGAAGCGCTTGAAGGACAGACCGTGGGGCTTCAATTTGATACGAGCCGCTTGCATTTCTTTGACAGCGCGGACCAACGGGTCTAG
- a CDS encoding carbohydrate ABC transporter permease, which translates to MSRLGNIFYLSVLFGALWGAIWSIIVTLLALFISGLTFQPQVTAGALGGLVAAAALAFHAPRDRTIGIRLIAGFAFIVVLVVASGAQPLGLSLDTYSIGQLIFTVLMAVVVMQSIHLTCANLGPGHEKRYNVEVLCLRFVKGFGLVTFTIAVALPFFVMVMMSLKNQQLLLSNPLDFSIDFGQGFTALFRSYIELFTQYHFGTYLFNSALVSVATVVITLFFAVPGAYAVARLRFPGQNFLSRSILLIYMVPMIVLVIPLYAIFSQLGMRNTLWGLLFVYPATTIPVALYMLQGYFRGIPAELEEAGLMDGLTRLNVIRKITLPLALPALASVALYVFMIAWNEFLFAFMFLDNVDLFTLSRGIAELNSSEVPRQHLMAGAVIATVPVLALFLWFERFLVAGLTAGSVKG; encoded by the coding sequence ATGAGCCGTCTTGGAAACATCTTCTATCTCTCGGTCCTGTTCGGGGCACTTTGGGGAGCGATTTGGTCGATCATTGTCACCTTGTTGGCATTGTTCATTTCCGGCCTGACGTTCCAGCCTCAAGTGACCGCAGGTGCACTCGGTGGATTGGTTGCGGCGGCAGCACTCGCGTTTCATGCACCGCGCGATCGAACCATTGGCATACGCCTGATCGCGGGATTTGCATTTATCGTGGTGCTTGTCGTGGCATCCGGTGCGCAGCCACTTGGGCTTTCGCTCGATACCTATTCAATTGGCCAATTGATCTTCACCGTTTTGATGGCCGTTGTTGTAATGCAGTCAATTCATCTGACCTGCGCCAATCTGGGTCCGGGGCACGAAAAGCGGTACAATGTCGAAGTCTTGTGCCTGCGGTTCGTGAAAGGGTTTGGTCTGGTGACCTTCACCATCGCTGTGGCCTTGCCGTTCTTTGTCATGGTGATGATGAGCCTCAAGAACCAGCAATTGCTGTTGTCCAACCCGCTTGATTTCTCAATCGACTTTGGCCAAGGCTTTACCGCATTGTTCCGCAGCTACATCGAACTGTTCACCCAATACCATTTTGGGACCTACTTGTTCAATTCGGCGTTGGTGTCTGTCGCGACGGTGGTCATCACACTGTTTTTCGCAGTGCCAGGCGCTTACGCCGTCGCAAGATTGCGGTTTCCCGGTCAGAACTTTCTCAGCCGGTCGATCCTGCTGATCTATATGGTGCCGATGATCGTGCTGGTCATTCCGCTTTATGCAATCTTTAGCCAACTGGGAATGCGCAATACGTTATGGGGGCTTCTGTTCGTCTACCCCGCCACAACGATCCCTGTCGCGCTATACATGCTGCAAGGGTATTTCCGCGGTATTCCCGCCGAACTGGAAGAAGCGGGTCTGATGGACGGCCTTACCCGGCTGAATGTCATTCGCAAGATTACGCTGCCGCTGGCTCTGCCCGCGCTGGCATCGGTCGCGCTCTACGTCTTCATGATCGCTTGGAACGAATTTTTGTTCGCCTTCATGTTCCTCGACAATGTCGATCTGTTCACTTTGTCACGCGGCATAGCGGAACTGAATTCGTCAGAGGTCCCGCGCCAACATCTTATGGCGGGTGCCGTGATTGCGACCGTTCCCGTTCTTGCCCTTTTCCTTTGGTTCGAACGCTTTTTGGTAGCCGGACTGACTGCTGGCAGTGTGAAAGGATAA
- a CDS encoding sugar ABC transporter permease gives MPNQGPPKGLGPLAKREMRFAYLLLLPTFLIVLSVVLFPLIANVWISFKPVTLGDLRAPAILMNERLMGDLAVAGDEADIRYRARNSSRKSAIADVVFTDTVPPTLEIVTVDDRCERTGQDLMCDLGDYEPGQREDIIVRVAATQAFIDAPDNIKDSDPVFTFVPENILTNGDFTLDNFRRVFNASDFWTVLWASMYYTIAGTVGALVMGLFAAQLMNITFGGRAFLRGLFLSPYVAPVIAVALAWVLLLDPGPGGTLNALLIQLGVIETPISFLGQRAVEIRFLGLTFDFPVALTVVIIFEIWRYFPLAMLFILARMQSMSTDIYEAAEIDGATPLQQFRFISLPQLMGIMAVLFLLRFIWTFNKFDDIFLLTGGAAGTRTLTVNVYEQAFAVSNLGAGAAVAVVVFLVLLCFSVIFFKFSPEDDA, from the coding sequence ATCCCCAATCAAGGTCCGCCGAAAGGTCTTGGCCCACTCGCCAAACGCGAGATGCGGTTTGCCTACCTTTTGCTGCTGCCGACCTTTCTGATCGTGCTGTCCGTTGTGCTGTTCCCGTTGATTGCAAACGTTTGGATCAGTTTCAAACCAGTCACGCTTGGCGATCTTCGTGCGCCTGCGATTTTGATGAATGAACGCCTGATGGGTGATCTTGCGGTTGCAGGCGATGAAGCCGATATTCGCTACCGCGCCCGCAATTCATCGCGCAAAAGCGCGATTGCAGATGTCGTTTTCACGGACACAGTGCCCCCGACCCTTGAGATCGTCACGGTTGATGATCGGTGTGAACGTACGGGTCAGGACCTAATGTGTGATCTGGGTGATTATGAACCCGGACAACGCGAAGACATTATTGTCAGAGTTGCCGCGACGCAGGCGTTTATCGACGCGCCGGACAATATCAAAGACAGCGACCCCGTCTTCACCTTTGTGCCTGAAAACATCCTGACGAATGGCGATTTCACGCTCGATAACTTCCGCCGTGTTTTCAACGCGTCTGACTTTTGGACCGTCCTGTGGGCATCGATGTACTACACCATTGCCGGCACAGTTGGTGCGTTGGTTATGGGGCTGTTTGCCGCCCAATTGATGAACATCACATTTGGCGGTCGGGCCTTCCTGCGCGGTTTATTCCTGTCCCCCTACGTGGCCCCCGTGATTGCCGTTGCATTGGCATGGGTGCTGCTGCTGGATCCCGGACCGGGCGGCACGTTAAACGCGCTTTTGATCCAACTTGGCGTGATCGAAACGCCGATCAGTTTCTTAGGACAACGCGCTGTCGAAATCCGTTTCCTTGGTTTGACTTTCGACTTCCCAGTCGCCTTGACAGTCGTGATCATCTTCGAAATCTGGCGCTATTTCCCGCTTGCGATGTTGTTCATCCTTGCGCGGATGCAATCCATGTCGACCGACATTTATGAAGCCGCCGAGATCGACGGGGCCACCCCATTGCAGCAGTTCCGCTTCATATCGTTGCCGCAACTGATGGGTATCATGGCGGTCCTGTTCCTGCTGCGCTTCATTTGGACGTTCAACAAGTTCGACGACATCTTCTTGCTGACCGGTGGGGCCGCTGGCACCCGCACACTAACCGTCAACGTCTATGAACAAGCCTTTGCTGTGTCCAACCTTGGTGCTGGTGCGGCGGTCGCTGTGGTCGTGTTCTTGGTGTTGCTGTGCTTCTCGGTCATTTTCTTCAAATTCTCGCCGGAGGATGACGCATGA
- a CDS encoding extracellular solute-binding protein: protein MKRKTTILTGLMLSTALAGAASADTIRVWTMEVQPERMEIQQQMADAFEASTGHVVELIPVEESDIQTRATAAFAAGDLPDVLNHTVQHLLPYAEAGLLDTAAADEVVNDLGVDTFAAGPIRMASSDGEIVSVPTDGWTQMVVYRNDLFEEAGLAAPTSYDAIRAGLEALHNPPEMYGFVAATKIDEGYMMQLIEHLSLATGYTPVNADGSVNEDTTNLKQLLEMYQELVAASPEGDLYWSQSRELYLDGKAAMIIWSPSILDELGGLRDSAPVTINDDPTTKELAGNTGFATMVSGPGNADGAAWSDVRYMGITADANTEVAQEFVKFLLSDGYGDWLSQAPEGKFPVRTGPEAGSSEYEATWAGLDVGVDRKAPLGDIYPQQVIDDIVAGLSVGDRWGVESGQLAAASTIINSQIMSKVIREMTDGDLSVDEAADKIVAEHMALMAN, encoded by the coding sequence ATGAAACGGAAGACAACTATATTAACAGGGCTCATGCTATCGACCGCTCTGGCCGGGGCTGCGTCTGCTGATACGATCCGCGTTTGGACGATGGAGGTTCAGCCGGAACGGATGGAAATTCAGCAGCAGATGGCCGATGCGTTTGAAGCATCAACAGGTCACGTTGTTGAACTAATCCCCGTTGAGGAATCCGACATTCAGACCCGCGCTACCGCTGCATTTGCGGCCGGTGATCTGCCTGATGTGCTGAACCACACAGTCCAGCACCTTTTGCCATACGCAGAAGCCGGTCTGTTGGATACCGCAGCTGCTGATGAAGTCGTTAATGATCTTGGTGTCGACACATTCGCAGCGGGCCCAATTCGCATGGCTTCGAGCGACGGAGAAATCGTTTCGGTACCAACCGACGGTTGGACACAGATGGTTGTTTATCGCAACGACCTGTTTGAGGAAGCAGGTCTTGCAGCACCGACATCCTACGACGCGATCCGCGCTGGACTTGAAGCACTGCACAATCCGCCAGAGATGTACGGTTTTGTAGCCGCGACCAAGATCGACGAAGGCTACATGATGCAGTTGATCGAGCATCTGTCATTGGCAACGGGCTATACACCGGTCAATGCAGACGGTTCCGTGAACGAGGACACAACGAACCTCAAGCAACTTCTTGAAATGTATCAGGAACTTGTTGCTGCATCACCAGAGGGCGACCTGTACTGGTCCCAATCTCGTGAGCTGTACCTTGACGGTAAGGCCGCGATGATCATCTGGTCCCCGTCCATTTTGGACGAACTGGGCGGCCTGCGTGACAGCGCACCTGTTACAATCAACGACGATCCGACAACAAAAGAACTGGCTGGCAACACTGGTTTTGCCACGATGGTTTCCGGTCCGGGTAATGCGGACGGTGCGGCATGGTCTGACGTACGTTACATGGGCATCACCGCCGATGCGAACACCGAAGTGGCACAGGAATTTGTGAAATTCTTGCTATCCGACGGATACGGTGACTGGCTCAGCCAAGCGCCTGAAGGCAAGTTCCCTGTTCGCACGGGTCCTGAAGCCGGTTCTTCGGAATATGAAGCCACATGGGCCGGACTTGATGTTGGTGTGGATCGCAAGGCCCCCTTAGGTGACATCTACCCGCAGCAAGTCATCGACGATATCGTTGCGGGTCTGTCCGTGGGCGACCGTTGGGGCGTGGAATCAGGCCAGTTGGCCGCCGCATCCACCATCATCAACAGCCAGATCATGAGCAAGGTCATTCGCGAAATGACAGACGGCGATCTGTCCGTCGATGAAGCCGCCGACAAAATCGTCGCAGAGCACATGGCGCTGATGGCCAACTAA
- a CDS encoding LacI family DNA-binding transcriptional regulator, whose translation MADKSVNLKVLAAHLGLTVSTVSRALNNYADISPATRERVKQAADQLGYRPNQNARRLSIGTPETICYLMPRQIGAIAQPFVAQLLAGLGEALNERNWDLLVSQADASVGDLASIERLVKSGRISGLVISRPLKNDPRVKLMQSLGCPFVVHGRTQNSDDYAWYDVDGEDAFVTAVNHLARLGHRRIGFIGAPLQYQFAQERLDGYLRGLKHNGLVEDPDLVQIAEFNDDGGTAAASLLMDLDVPPTAMVCVTDMMALGALDALRTRDLVPGQDVSVIGYDGLHFGKHANPPLSTMAQPQAHAGRRLGDMLLSIIDGGDPTKFQELQRAHLVQRMTDGPAHQNAGQTEVSIREELQ comes from the coding sequence ATGGCGGACAAATCAGTTAATCTAAAAGTTCTGGCCGCGCATTTGGGGCTAACTGTCAGCACCGTTAGCCGCGCGCTGAACAATTACGCTGATATCAGCCCTGCGACTCGTGAACGGGTCAAGCAGGCTGCGGATCAATTGGGGTATCGCCCGAACCAAAACGCGCGGCGCTTGTCGATCGGAACGCCCGAAACGATTTGCTACCTAATGCCACGCCAAATTGGTGCGATTGCCCAGCCTTTCGTCGCGCAATTGCTTGCCGGGTTGGGGGAAGCATTGAACGAACGCAACTGGGATCTTCTCGTTAGTCAGGCGGATGCATCCGTCGGTGATCTTGCCAGCATCGAACGGTTGGTCAAGTCAGGTCGTATTTCCGGTTTGGTTATATCACGTCCTTTAAAGAACGATCCACGCGTCAAGCTGATGCAAAGCCTCGGTTGTCCGTTTGTGGTCCATGGCCGCACCCAAAACAGCGACGATTATGCATGGTATGATGTGGACGGCGAGGATGCGTTTGTAACAGCCGTCAACCACCTTGCGCGGCTGGGTCATCGCCGGATCGGATTTATAGGGGCGCCACTACAGTATCAGTTCGCACAGGAACGTCTTGACGGATATTTGCGTGGTCTCAAGCATAATGGCTTGGTCGAAGATCCTGATCTCGTGCAGATCGCCGAATTTAACGACGATGGCGGCACTGCGGCGGCCAGTTTGTTGATGGATCTGGACGTTCCTCCAACTGCAATGGTCTGTGTCACGGACATGATGGCACTGGGTGCCTTAGATGCGTTGCGGACCCGTGATCTTGTTCCGGGTCAAGACGTGTCTGTTATTGGGTACGACGGATTACACTTTGGCAAACACGCCAATCCACCACTGAGCACGATGGCACAGCCACAGGCACATGCGGGGCGGCGTCTGGGCGATATGCTGTTGTCCATCATCGACGGTGGGGACCCGACCAAGTTTCAAGAACTACAGCGCGCGCATTTGGTGCAGCGCATGACGGATGGACCTGCGCATCAAAATGCAGGCCAAACTGAAGTTTCAATTAGGGAGGAACTACAATGA
- a CDS encoding LysR family transcriptional regulator: protein MDIRYLQTLLDVVEGGSLAEAARRQNLTAAAVGQRLKALENELGVVLVRRSGPTVRATPACTRIIPRIKMIIAETALLPSDIAADGLAGPYRLGVISTALADHVPSLIKHLQAVAPDVDLTITPGSSAHLFDLLSRAELDAAILVAPHFALPKSVRCKVLEQQSFAWVTPTKAASSDLPLIVYDKTSWGGEIAWRWIAQNLRSQNVLCEMDAPETVASLVAGSAGRAILPIWAGLSNTAGIDIEIIPELPKRSVVFAHSASPIDEACQAFFKRKFAL from the coding sequence TTGGACATTCGTTACCTGCAGACCTTACTAGACGTCGTCGAGGGCGGGTCACTCGCGGAAGCGGCGCGCCGTCAAAACCTGACCGCGGCTGCCGTCGGTCAACGTTTGAAGGCGCTAGAAAACGAACTTGGCGTGGTTCTTGTCCGCAGGTCAGGGCCAACCGTGCGCGCGACCCCAGCGTGTACGCGGATCATCCCGCGCATCAAAATGATCATCGCGGAAACCGCCCTTTTGCCAAGCGATATCGCAGCGGACGGTTTGGCCGGGCCTTATCGGCTCGGCGTGATTTCAACCGCGTTGGCCGACCATGTGCCATCGCTGATCAAGCACCTTCAGGCGGTCGCACCGGATGTTGATCTGACCATTACACCGGGATCATCGGCCCATCTGTTTGACCTGCTGTCGCGTGCAGAATTAGACGCGGCCATTCTGGTTGCACCGCATTTTGCGCTTCCCAAGAGCGTGAGGTGTAAAGTGCTGGAGCAGCAATCGTTTGCATGGGTCACCCCAACTAAAGCCGCGTCATCGGATCTACCACTCATCGTATACGACAAAACGTCGTGGGGTGGCGAAATCGCGTGGCGCTGGATCGCGCAGAATCTGAGATCACAGAACGTACTCTGCGAGATGGATGCGCCCGAAACCGTCGCGAGTTTGGTCGCGGGCAGCGCAGGTCGCGCCATTTTACCGATCTGGGCGGGCCTGTCGAACACGGCAGGGATCGACATTGAAATCATCCCAGAACTGCCGAAGCGATCTGTCGTGTTTGCACATTCTGCATCGCCTATTGATGAAGCTTGTCAGGCATTTTTCAAACGAAAATTCGCCCTTTAG
- a CDS encoding VOC family protein, translating into MQSTFHLAYNVRDLDAARQFYGETLGCVEGRSTQTWVDYNFFGHQISLHLGEPFKTEPTGHVGDHLVPMPHLGVVLRMDDWNALAAHLESQGVAFIIPPSLRFAGEPGEQATMFFRDPSGNPIEVKGFKDQTNVFAT; encoded by the coding sequence ATGCAAAGCACCTTTCATCTCGCCTATAACGTCCGCGACCTTGATGCGGCCCGCCAGTTCTACGGCGAAACGCTCGGGTGCGTTGAGGGACGGTCGACGCAAACATGGGTCGATTACAATTTCTTTGGGCATCAGATTTCGCTGCATCTTGGCGAACCCTTCAAAACCGAACCAACGGGTCATGTCGGCGATCATTTGGTCCCAATGCCACATCTTGGTGTCGTCCTTCGGATGGATGACTGGAACGCCTTGGCCGCGCACCTTGAAAGCCAAGGCGTCGCATTCATCATTCCACCAAGTTTACGGTTTGCGGGCGAACCGGGCGAACAAGCGACGATGTTCTTCCGCGACCCATCAGGCAATCCGATTGAAGTGAAAGGCTTCAAGGACCAAACAAATGTGTTCGCCACATGA